A window of Ammospiza nelsoni isolate bAmmNel1 chromosome 19, bAmmNel1.pri, whole genome shotgun sequence contains these coding sequences:
- the SOCS3 gene encoding suppressor of cytokine signaling 3 — protein sequence MVTHSKFPAAGMSRPLDTSLRLKTFSSKSEYQLVVNTVRKLQESGFYWSTVTGGEANLLLSTEPAGTFLIRDSSDQRHFFTLSVKTESGTKNLRIQCEGGSFSLQSDPHSSQPVPRFDCVLKLVHHYMPPTPCAVPEQPGAALHPKRTYYIYSGGEKIPLVLSRPLSSSVSTLQHLCRKTVNGHLDSYEKMTQLPAPIKEFLDQYDAPL from the coding sequence ATGGTCACCCACAGCAAGTTCCCCGCCGCCGGGATGAGCCGCCCCCTCGACACCAGCCTGCGCCTCAAGACGTTCAGCTCCAAGAGCGAGTACCAGCTGGTGGTGAACACCGTACGCAAGCTGCAGGAGAGCGGCTTCTACTGGAGCACGGTGACAGGTGGCGAGGCCAACCTGCTGCTGAGCACCGAGCCGGCCGGCACCTTCCTCATCAGGGACAGCTCGGACCAGAGGCACTTTTTCACCCTCAGCGTCAAGACGGAGTCGGGCACCAAGAACCTGCGCATCCAGTGCGAGGGCGGCAGCTTCTCCCTGCAGAGCgatccccacagcagccagcccgTGCCCCGCTTCGACTGCGTGCTCAAGCTGGTCCATCACTACATGCCACCCACGCCCTGCGCCGTGCCCGAGCAGCCTGGGGCGGCCCTGCACCCCAAGCGCACCTACTACATCTACTCGGGCGGTGAGAAGATCCCCCTGGTGTTGAGCCGCCCGCTCTCCTCCAGCGTCTCcaccctgcagcacctctgccGCAAGACCGTCAACGGGCACCTGGACTCCTATGAGAAGATGACTCAGCTGCCAGCCCCCATCAAGGAGTTCCTGGACCAGTACGATGCCCCTCTCTAG
- the AFMID gene encoding kynurenine formamidase isoform X3, protein MGGWRDMSAEALEDHYSPSRWSPRLDRDAIIDAHLAVTAAGTERARASGQTLLHVPYGDGDREKLDIYFPTEPSEAFPALVYIHGGYWQCLSKDDSGFAAPPLVSQGVAVVAVGYDIAPKGHMDTMVLQVRRSLAFLVQHYPRIRGIYLCGHSAGAHLAAMVLSTDWTEFQVVPDIKGAVLVSGLYDLEPILHTYVNDALSMSREEAQRNSPMRLVTPAVPPACEVLVAVAQHDSPEFRRQSQEYSQVSTRWWQDHGQVSTSQPQEYSQALRAAGWSVSVLDLAGVDHFDVIERLSEDSYVLTQVILNMISRA, encoded by the exons ATGGGCGGGTGGCGGGACATGTCCGCGGAG GCGCTGGAGGACCACTACTCCCCCAGTCGCTGGTCCCCCCGCCTGGACCGGGACGCCATCATCGACGCGCACCTGGCGGTGACGGCGGCAG GAACCGAGCGGGCCCGGGCCAGCGGGCAGACCCTGCTGCACGTGCCCTACGGCGACGGGGACCGGGAGAAGCTGGACATCTACTTTCCCACGGAGCCTTCCGAAG CCTTCCCGGCGCTGGTCTACATCCACGGCGGGTACTGGCAGTGCCTGAG TAAGGACGACTCGGGGTTTGCAGCCCCGCCGCTGGTGTCGCAGGGGGTGGCAGTGGTGGCGGTGGGCTACGACATCGCCCCCAAGG GCCACATGGACAccatggtgctgcaggtgcGCCGCAGCCTCGCCTTCCTGGTGCAGCACTACCCCAGGATCAG GGGCATTTACCTGTGCGGACACTCGGCAGGGGCCCACCTGGCGGCCATGGTGCTGTCCACAGACTGGACGGAATTCCAAGTGGTGCCAGATATCAAAG gAGCGGTGCTGGTGAGCGGCCTGTATGACCTGGAGCCCATCCTGCACACCTACGTGAACGATGCTCTGAGCATGAGCCG ggaggaggcccagaggaacagccccATGAGACTCGTCACCCCAGCCGTGCCACCAGCCTGTGAGGTGCTCGTGGCTGTGGCCCAGCATGACTCCCCAGAGTTTCGCAGGCAGTCCCAGGAGTACAGCCAGGTGAGCACCAGGTGGTGGCAGGACCATGGCCAGGTGAGCACCAGTCAGCCACAGGAGTACAGCCAG gcCCTGCGTGCAGCAGGCTGGTCTGTCTCTGTGCTGGACCTGGCTGGTGTGGATCACTTTGATGTCATTGAGAGGCTGTCAGAGGACAGCTACGTCCTCACTCAG GTGATTCTGAACATGATTTCAAGAGCATGA
- the LOC132081884 gene encoding uncharacterized protein LOC132081884 isoform X2, with protein sequence MRAALRRGRLPGPVGGPGGRQPLVVDLRSDTVTRPCAAMRRAMARAAVGDDDYGEDPAVNELQRRAAATLGTESALFVPTATMANLIAVMCHCQRRGAQLFLGRDAHLHVYEHGGAAQVAGVHSQALPDLPNGTFDLEQLELTIREAHGSRYHPRPELICLENTHSSAGGRALPLTYLRQVRGLADRYGLRVHMDGARLMNAAVAQGVEPAQIAQHCDSVSLCFSKGLGAPAGAVLAGSGQFVAEAWRVRKLLGGGMRQAGVLAAAALLGLQHAKETLSRDHEHARSFAEGTSGPRGCWAVTAHLAQPSSTTLLLVPWAHPCTATLGLQPGEDAAGILTWLQCQDHGMTVPVLCSVTLVPHAGERALLPPEPLGRAGSLFQVAGQWACTPGPPAGVQALDSPLCSVSLAAVETNIVMLDVPGAWPCPAELCERLRAVSEEEEAEAGRAVSVLLLPWSARALRAVWHRDVSARGTELARRKLEFVARKCQEELASGLHRAPPGTGGA encoded by the exons ATGCGGGCGGCGCTGCGGCGGGGGCGGCTGCCCGGGCCCGTGGGGGGGCCCGGGGGTCGGCAGCCGCTCGTGGTGGACCTGCGGAGCGACACGGTGACCCGGCCGTGTGCGGCCATGCGCCGGGCCATGGCCCGCGCCGCCGTGGGCGACGACGACTACGGGGAGGACCCGGCGGTGAACG AGCTGCAGCGCCGGGCCGCGGCCACTCTGGGCACCGAATCCGCTCTGTTCGTGCCCACGGCCACCATGGCCAACCTCATCGCCG TGATGTGCCACTGCCAGCGCAGGGGGGCTCAGCTCTTCCTGGGCCGGGACGCCCACCTGCACGTCTACGAGCACGGCGGGGCCGCGCAG GTCGCCGGTGTGCActcccaggcactgccagatCTGCCGAATGGCACCTTcgacctggagcagctggagctgaccaTCCGCGAGGCCCACGGCAGCCGGTACCACCCGCGTCCTGAGCTCATCTGCCTGGAGAACACGCACAGCTCGGCGGGCGGCCGGGCGCTGCCCCTCACCTATCTCAGGCAG GTCCGCGGGCTTGCAGACCGTTACGGGCTGCGGGTGCACATGGACGGCGCACGGCTGATGAATGCAGCAGTGGCCCAGGGCGTGGAGCCAGCCCAGATTGCCCAGCACTGTGActctgtgtccctctgcttCTCCAAG ggcctgggCGCCCCGGCGGGTGCGGTGCTGGCGGGCAGCGGGCAGTTTGTGGCCGAGGCCTGGCGCGTGAGGAAGCTGCTGGGAGGGGGCATGCGGCAGGCGGGGGTGCTGGCGGCCGCCGCTCTCCTCGGGCTGCAGCACGCCAAGGAGACACTGAGCAGGGACCACGAGCACGCCCGGAGCTTTGCAGAAGGTACCTCAGGGCCCCGAGGGTGCTGGGCTGTAACagcacacctggcacagcccagcagtaccaccctgctgctggtgccttgGGCACATCCCTGCACGGCCACACTGGGTCTCCAGCCAGGTGAGGATGCTGCTGGGATCCTCacctggctgcagtgccaggatcATGGCATGACCGTCCCCGTGCTGTGCTCAGTGACCCTGGTACCACATGCGGGAGAAAGGGctctccttcccccagaacCTCTGGGAAGGGCAGGTAGCCTGTTCCAGGTGGCTGGGCAGTGGGCTTGCACACCTGGGCCTCCCGCAGGTGTCCAGGCGCTGGACTCTCCCCTGTGCTCCGTCAGCCTGGCAGCAGTGGAGACCAACATCGTGATGCTGGATGTGCCAGGGGCCTGGCCGTGCCCCGCCGAGCTCTGCGAGCGCCTGCGCGCCGTcagcgaggaggaggaggctgaggccGGGCGGGCTGTCAGcgtcctgctgctgccctggtcGGCACGGGCCCTGCGCGCCGTCTGGCACCGCGACGTCTCGGCCCGCGGCACCGAGCTCGCCAGGAGAAAGCTGGAGTTTGTGGCCAGGAAGTGCCAGGAGGAATTGGCCTCGGGACTGCATCGAGCGCCTCCAGGCACGGGGGGAGCCTGA
- the AFMID gene encoding kynurenine formamidase isoform X1, whose translation MGGWRDMSAEVRRRGRAERGSAPGRRPGVLALPRRCPAASPQALEDHYSPSRWSPRLDRDAIIDAHLAVTAAGTERARASGQTLLHVPYGDGDREKLDIYFPTEPSEAFPALVYIHGGYWQCLSKDDSGFAAPPLVSQGVAVVAVGYDIAPKGHMDTMVLQVRRSLAFLVQHYPRIRGIYLCGHSAGAHLAAMVLSTDWTEFQVVPDIKGAVLVSGLYDLEPILHTYVNDALSMSREEAQRNSPMRLVTPAVPPACEVLVAVAQHDSPEFRRQSQEYSQVSTRWWQDHGQVSTSQPQEYSQALRAAGWSVSVLDLAGVDHFDVIERLSEDSYVLTQVILNMISRA comes from the exons ATGGGCGGGTGGCGGGACATGTCCGCGGAGGTACGGCGCCGGGGCAGGGCAGAGCGCGGGTCCGCTCCGGGCCGCCGGCCGGGGGTGCTGGCGctgccccggcgctgccccgccgcctccccgcaGGCGCTGGAGGACCACTACTCCCCCAGTCGCTGGTCCCCCCGCCTGGACCGGGACGCCATCATCGACGCGCACCTGGCGGTGACGGCGGCAG GAACCGAGCGGGCCCGGGCCAGCGGGCAGACCCTGCTGCACGTGCCCTACGGCGACGGGGACCGGGAGAAGCTGGACATCTACTTTCCCACGGAGCCTTCCGAAG CCTTCCCGGCGCTGGTCTACATCCACGGCGGGTACTGGCAGTGCCTGAG TAAGGACGACTCGGGGTTTGCAGCCCCGCCGCTGGTGTCGCAGGGGGTGGCAGTGGTGGCGGTGGGCTACGACATCGCCCCCAAGG GCCACATGGACAccatggtgctgcaggtgcGCCGCAGCCTCGCCTTCCTGGTGCAGCACTACCCCAGGATCAG GGGCATTTACCTGTGCGGACACTCGGCAGGGGCCCACCTGGCGGCCATGGTGCTGTCCACAGACTGGACGGAATTCCAAGTGGTGCCAGATATCAAAG gAGCGGTGCTGGTGAGCGGCCTGTATGACCTGGAGCCCATCCTGCACACCTACGTGAACGATGCTCTGAGCATGAGCCG ggaggaggcccagaggaacagccccATGAGACTCGTCACCCCAGCCGTGCCACCAGCCTGTGAGGTGCTCGTGGCTGTGGCCCAGCATGACTCCCCAGAGTTTCGCAGGCAGTCCCAGGAGTACAGCCAGGTGAGCACCAGGTGGTGGCAGGACCATGGCCAGGTGAGCACCAGTCAGCCACAGGAGTACAGCCAG gcCCTGCGTGCAGCAGGCTGGTCTGTCTCTGTGCTGGACCTGGCTGGTGTGGATCACTTTGATGTCATTGAGAGGCTGTCAGAGGACAGCTACGTCCTCACTCAG GTGATTCTGAACATGATTTCAAGAGCATGA
- the LOC132081884 gene encoding uncharacterized protein LOC132081884 isoform X3: MRAALRRGRLPGPVGGPGGRQPLVVDLRSDTVTRPCAAMRRAMARAAVGDDDYGEDPAVNELQRRAAATLGTESALFVPTATMANLIAGESGTALAAPRAPRLGMLPRPLPHCPSPPVMCHCQRRGAQLFLGRDAHLHVYEHGGAAQVAGVHSQALPDLPNGTFDLEQLELTIREAHGSRYHPRPELICLENTHSSAGGRALPLTYLRQVRGLADRYGLRVHMDGARLMNAAVAQGVEPAQIAQHCDSVSLCFSKGLGAPAGAVLAGSGQFVAEAWRVRKLLGGGMRQAGVLAAAALLGLQHAKETLSRDHEHARSFAEGVQALDSPLCSVSLAAVETNIVMLDVPGAWPCPAELCERLRAVSEEEEAEAGRAVSVLLLPWSARALRAVWHRDVSARGTELARRKLEFVARKCQEELASGLHRAPPGTGGA; encoded by the exons ATGCGGGCGGCGCTGCGGCGGGGGCGGCTGCCCGGGCCCGTGGGGGGGCCCGGGGGTCGGCAGCCGCTCGTGGTGGACCTGCGGAGCGACACGGTGACCCGGCCGTGTGCGGCCATGCGCCGGGCCATGGCCCGCGCCGCCGTGGGCGACGACGACTACGGGGAGGACCCGGCGGTGAACG AGCTGCAGCGCCGGGCCGCGGCCACTCTGGGCACCGAATCCGCTCTGTTCGTGCCCACGGCCACCATGGCCAACCTCATCGCCGGTGAGTCCGGGACTGCGCTCGCAGCCCCTCGTGCCCCCCggctggggatgctgccccGTCCCCTCCCTCACTGCCCTTCTCCCCCAGTGATGTGCCACTGCCAGCGCAGGGGGGCTCAGCTCTTCCTGGGCCGGGACGCCCACCTGCACGTCTACGAGCACGGCGGGGCCGCGCAG GTCGCCGGTGTGCActcccaggcactgccagatCTGCCGAATGGCACCTTcgacctggagcagctggagctgaccaTCCGCGAGGCCCACGGCAGCCGGTACCACCCGCGTCCTGAGCTCATCTGCCTGGAGAACACGCACAGCTCGGCGGGCGGCCGGGCGCTGCCCCTCACCTATCTCAGGCAG GTCCGCGGGCTTGCAGACCGTTACGGGCTGCGGGTGCACATGGACGGCGCACGGCTGATGAATGCAGCAGTGGCCCAGGGCGTGGAGCCAGCCCAGATTGCCCAGCACTGTGActctgtgtccctctgcttCTCCAAG ggcctgggCGCCCCGGCGGGTGCGGTGCTGGCGGGCAGCGGGCAGTTTGTGGCCGAGGCCTGGCGCGTGAGGAAGCTGCTGGGAGGGGGCATGCGGCAGGCGGGGGTGCTGGCGGCCGCCGCTCTCCTCGGGCTGCAGCACGCCAAGGAGACACTGAGCAGGGACCACGAGCACGCCCGGAGCTTTGCAGAAG GTGTCCAGGCGCTGGACTCTCCCCTGTGCTCCGTCAGCCTGGCAGCAGTGGAGACCAACATCGTGATGCTGGATGTGCCAGGGGCCTGGCCGTGCCCCGCCGAGCTCTGCGAGCGCCTGCGCGCCGTcagcgaggaggaggaggctgaggccGGGCGGGCTGTCAGcgtcctgctgctgccctggtcGGCACGGGCCCTGCGCGCCGTCTGGCACCGCGACGTCTCGGCCCGCGGCACCGAGCTCGCCAGGAGAAAGCTGGAGTTTGTGGCCAGGAAGTGCCAGGAGGAATTGGCCTCGGGACTGCATCGAGCGCCTCCAGGCACGGGGGGAGCCTGA
- the AFMID gene encoding kynurenine formamidase isoform X4 — MGGWRDMSAEALEDHYSPSRWSPRLDRDAIIDAHLAVTAAGTERARASGQTLLHVPYGDGDREKLDIYFPTEPSEAFPALVYIHGGYWQCLSKDDSGFAAPPLVSQGVAVVAVGYDIAPKGHMDTMVLQVRRSLAFLVQHYPRIRGIYLCGHSAGAHLAAMVLSTDWTEFQVVPDIKGAVLVSGLYDLEPILHTYVNDALSMSREEAQRNSPMRLVTPAVPPACEVLVAVAQHDSPEFRRQSQEYSQALRAAGWSVSVLDLAGVDHFDVIERLSEDSYVLTQVILNMISRA; from the exons ATGGGCGGGTGGCGGGACATGTCCGCGGAG GCGCTGGAGGACCACTACTCCCCCAGTCGCTGGTCCCCCCGCCTGGACCGGGACGCCATCATCGACGCGCACCTGGCGGTGACGGCGGCAG GAACCGAGCGGGCCCGGGCCAGCGGGCAGACCCTGCTGCACGTGCCCTACGGCGACGGGGACCGGGAGAAGCTGGACATCTACTTTCCCACGGAGCCTTCCGAAG CCTTCCCGGCGCTGGTCTACATCCACGGCGGGTACTGGCAGTGCCTGAG TAAGGACGACTCGGGGTTTGCAGCCCCGCCGCTGGTGTCGCAGGGGGTGGCAGTGGTGGCGGTGGGCTACGACATCGCCCCCAAGG GCCACATGGACAccatggtgctgcaggtgcGCCGCAGCCTCGCCTTCCTGGTGCAGCACTACCCCAGGATCAG GGGCATTTACCTGTGCGGACACTCGGCAGGGGCCCACCTGGCGGCCATGGTGCTGTCCACAGACTGGACGGAATTCCAAGTGGTGCCAGATATCAAAG gAGCGGTGCTGGTGAGCGGCCTGTATGACCTGGAGCCCATCCTGCACACCTACGTGAACGATGCTCTGAGCATGAGCCG ggaggaggcccagaggaacagccccATGAGACTCGTCACCCCAGCCGTGCCACCAGCCTGTGAGGTGCTCGTGGCTGTGGCCCAGCATGACTCCCCAGAGTTTCGCAGGCAGTCCCAGGAGTACAGCCAG gcCCTGCGTGCAGCAGGCTGGTCTGTCTCTGTGCTGGACCTGGCTGGTGTGGATCACTTTGATGTCATTGAGAGGCTGTCAGAGGACAGCTACGTCCTCACTCAG GTGATTCTGAACATGATTTCAAGAGCATGA
- the LOC132081884 gene encoding uncharacterized protein LOC132081884 isoform X1: MRAALRRGRLPGPVGGPGGRQPLVVDLRSDTVTRPCAAMRRAMARAAVGDDDYGEDPAVNELQRRAAATLGTESALFVPTATMANLIAGESGTALAAPRAPRLGMLPRPLPHCPSPPVMCHCQRRGAQLFLGRDAHLHVYEHGGAAQVAGVHSQALPDLPNGTFDLEQLELTIREAHGSRYHPRPELICLENTHSSAGGRALPLTYLRQVRGLADRYGLRVHMDGARLMNAAVAQGVEPAQIAQHCDSVSLCFSKGLGAPAGAVLAGSGQFVAEAWRVRKLLGGGMRQAGVLAAAALLGLQHAKETLSRDHEHARSFAEGTSGPRGCWAVTAHLAQPSSTTLLLVPWAHPCTATLGLQPGEDAAGILTWLQCQDHGMTVPVLCSVTLVPHAGERALLPPEPLGRAGSLFQVAGQWACTPGPPAGVQALDSPLCSVSLAAVETNIVMLDVPGAWPCPAELCERLRAVSEEEEAEAGRAVSVLLLPWSARALRAVWHRDVSARGTELARRKLEFVARKCQEELASGLHRAPPGTGGA, translated from the exons ATGCGGGCGGCGCTGCGGCGGGGGCGGCTGCCCGGGCCCGTGGGGGGGCCCGGGGGTCGGCAGCCGCTCGTGGTGGACCTGCGGAGCGACACGGTGACCCGGCCGTGTGCGGCCATGCGCCGGGCCATGGCCCGCGCCGCCGTGGGCGACGACGACTACGGGGAGGACCCGGCGGTGAACG AGCTGCAGCGCCGGGCCGCGGCCACTCTGGGCACCGAATCCGCTCTGTTCGTGCCCACGGCCACCATGGCCAACCTCATCGCCGGTGAGTCCGGGACTGCGCTCGCAGCCCCTCGTGCCCCCCggctggggatgctgccccGTCCCCTCCCTCACTGCCCTTCTCCCCCAGTGATGTGCCACTGCCAGCGCAGGGGGGCTCAGCTCTTCCTGGGCCGGGACGCCCACCTGCACGTCTACGAGCACGGCGGGGCCGCGCAG GTCGCCGGTGTGCActcccaggcactgccagatCTGCCGAATGGCACCTTcgacctggagcagctggagctgaccaTCCGCGAGGCCCACGGCAGCCGGTACCACCCGCGTCCTGAGCTCATCTGCCTGGAGAACACGCACAGCTCGGCGGGCGGCCGGGCGCTGCCCCTCACCTATCTCAGGCAG GTCCGCGGGCTTGCAGACCGTTACGGGCTGCGGGTGCACATGGACGGCGCACGGCTGATGAATGCAGCAGTGGCCCAGGGCGTGGAGCCAGCCCAGATTGCCCAGCACTGTGActctgtgtccctctgcttCTCCAAG ggcctgggCGCCCCGGCGGGTGCGGTGCTGGCGGGCAGCGGGCAGTTTGTGGCCGAGGCCTGGCGCGTGAGGAAGCTGCTGGGAGGGGGCATGCGGCAGGCGGGGGTGCTGGCGGCCGCCGCTCTCCTCGGGCTGCAGCACGCCAAGGAGACACTGAGCAGGGACCACGAGCACGCCCGGAGCTTTGCAGAAGGTACCTCAGGGCCCCGAGGGTGCTGGGCTGTAACagcacacctggcacagcccagcagtaccaccctgctgctggtgccttgGGCACATCCCTGCACGGCCACACTGGGTCTCCAGCCAGGTGAGGATGCTGCTGGGATCCTCacctggctgcagtgccaggatcATGGCATGACCGTCCCCGTGCTGTGCTCAGTGACCCTGGTACCACATGCGGGAGAAAGGGctctccttcccccagaacCTCTGGGAAGGGCAGGTAGCCTGTTCCAGGTGGCTGGGCAGTGGGCTTGCACACCTGGGCCTCCCGCAGGTGTCCAGGCGCTGGACTCTCCCCTGTGCTCCGTCAGCCTGGCAGCAGTGGAGACCAACATCGTGATGCTGGATGTGCCAGGGGCCTGGCCGTGCCCCGCCGAGCTCTGCGAGCGCCTGCGCGCCGTcagcgaggaggaggaggctgaggccGGGCGGGCTGTCAGcgtcctgctgctgccctggtcGGCACGGGCCCTGCGCGCCGTCTGGCACCGCGACGTCTCGGCCCGCGGCACCGAGCTCGCCAGGAGAAAGCTGGAGTTTGTGGCCAGGAAGTGCCAGGAGGAATTGGCCTCGGGACTGCATCGAGCGCCTCCAGGCACGGGGGGAGCCTGA
- the AFMID gene encoding kynurenine formamidase isoform X2 gives MGGWRDMSAEVRRRGRAERGSAPGRRPGVLALPRRCPAASPQALEDHYSPSRWSPRLDRDAIIDAHLAVTAAGTERARASGQTLLHVPYGDGDREKLDIYFPTEPSEAFPALVYIHGGYWQCLSKDDSGFAAPPLVSQGVAVVAVGYDIAPKGHMDTMVLQVRRSLAFLVQHYPRIRGIYLCGHSAGAHLAAMVLSTDWTEFQVVPDIKGAVLVSGLYDLEPILHTYVNDALSMSREEAQRNSPMRLVTPAVPPACEVLVAVAQHDSPEFRRQSQEYSQALRAAGWSVSVLDLAGVDHFDVIERLSEDSYVLTQVILNMISRA, from the exons ATGGGCGGGTGGCGGGACATGTCCGCGGAGGTACGGCGCCGGGGCAGGGCAGAGCGCGGGTCCGCTCCGGGCCGCCGGCCGGGGGTGCTGGCGctgccccggcgctgccccgccgcctccccgcaGGCGCTGGAGGACCACTACTCCCCCAGTCGCTGGTCCCCCCGCCTGGACCGGGACGCCATCATCGACGCGCACCTGGCGGTGACGGCGGCAG GAACCGAGCGGGCCCGGGCCAGCGGGCAGACCCTGCTGCACGTGCCCTACGGCGACGGGGACCGGGAGAAGCTGGACATCTACTTTCCCACGGAGCCTTCCGAAG CCTTCCCGGCGCTGGTCTACATCCACGGCGGGTACTGGCAGTGCCTGAG TAAGGACGACTCGGGGTTTGCAGCCCCGCCGCTGGTGTCGCAGGGGGTGGCAGTGGTGGCGGTGGGCTACGACATCGCCCCCAAGG GCCACATGGACAccatggtgctgcaggtgcGCCGCAGCCTCGCCTTCCTGGTGCAGCACTACCCCAGGATCAG GGGCATTTACCTGTGCGGACACTCGGCAGGGGCCCACCTGGCGGCCATGGTGCTGTCCACAGACTGGACGGAATTCCAAGTGGTGCCAGATATCAAAG gAGCGGTGCTGGTGAGCGGCCTGTATGACCTGGAGCCCATCCTGCACACCTACGTGAACGATGCTCTGAGCATGAGCCG ggaggaggcccagaggaacagccccATGAGACTCGTCACCCCAGCCGTGCCACCAGCCTGTGAGGTGCTCGTGGCTGTGGCCCAGCATGACTCCCCAGAGTTTCGCAGGCAGTCCCAGGAGTACAGCCAG gcCCTGCGTGCAGCAGGCTGGTCTGTCTCTGTGCTGGACCTGGCTGGTGTGGATCACTTTGATGTCATTGAGAGGCTGTCAGAGGACAGCTACGTCCTCACTCAG GTGATTCTGAACATGATTTCAAGAGCATGA
- the LOC132081884 gene encoding uncharacterized protein LOC132081884 isoform X4 yields the protein MRAALRRGRLPGPVGGPGGRQPLVVDLRSDTVTRPCAAMRRAMARAAVGDDDYGEDPAVNELQRRAAATLGTESALFVPTATMANLIAVMCHCQRRGAQLFLGRDAHLHVYEHGGAAQVAGVHSQALPDLPNGTFDLEQLELTIREAHGSRYHPRPELICLENTHSSAGGRALPLTYLRQVRGLADRYGLRVHMDGARLMNAAVAQGVEPAQIAQHCDSVSLCFSKGLGAPAGAVLAGSGQFVAEAWRVRKLLGGGMRQAGVLAAAALLGLQHAKETLSRDHEHARSFAEGVQALDSPLCSVSLAAVETNIVMLDVPGAWPCPAELCERLRAVSEEEEAEAGRAVSVLLLPWSARALRAVWHRDVSARGTELARRKLEFVARKCQEELASGLHRAPPGTGGA from the exons ATGCGGGCGGCGCTGCGGCGGGGGCGGCTGCCCGGGCCCGTGGGGGGGCCCGGGGGTCGGCAGCCGCTCGTGGTGGACCTGCGGAGCGACACGGTGACCCGGCCGTGTGCGGCCATGCGCCGGGCCATGGCCCGCGCCGCCGTGGGCGACGACGACTACGGGGAGGACCCGGCGGTGAACG AGCTGCAGCGCCGGGCCGCGGCCACTCTGGGCACCGAATCCGCTCTGTTCGTGCCCACGGCCACCATGGCCAACCTCATCGCCG TGATGTGCCACTGCCAGCGCAGGGGGGCTCAGCTCTTCCTGGGCCGGGACGCCCACCTGCACGTCTACGAGCACGGCGGGGCCGCGCAG GTCGCCGGTGTGCActcccaggcactgccagatCTGCCGAATGGCACCTTcgacctggagcagctggagctgaccaTCCGCGAGGCCCACGGCAGCCGGTACCACCCGCGTCCTGAGCTCATCTGCCTGGAGAACACGCACAGCTCGGCGGGCGGCCGGGCGCTGCCCCTCACCTATCTCAGGCAG GTCCGCGGGCTTGCAGACCGTTACGGGCTGCGGGTGCACATGGACGGCGCACGGCTGATGAATGCAGCAGTGGCCCAGGGCGTGGAGCCAGCCCAGATTGCCCAGCACTGTGActctgtgtccctctgcttCTCCAAG ggcctgggCGCCCCGGCGGGTGCGGTGCTGGCGGGCAGCGGGCAGTTTGTGGCCGAGGCCTGGCGCGTGAGGAAGCTGCTGGGAGGGGGCATGCGGCAGGCGGGGGTGCTGGCGGCCGCCGCTCTCCTCGGGCTGCAGCACGCCAAGGAGACACTGAGCAGGGACCACGAGCACGCCCGGAGCTTTGCAGAAG GTGTCCAGGCGCTGGACTCTCCCCTGTGCTCCGTCAGCCTGGCAGCAGTGGAGACCAACATCGTGATGCTGGATGTGCCAGGGGCCTGGCCGTGCCCCGCCGAGCTCTGCGAGCGCCTGCGCGCCGTcagcgaggaggaggaggctgaggccGGGCGGGCTGTCAGcgtcctgctgctgccctggtcGGCACGGGCCCTGCGCGCCGTCTGGCACCGCGACGTCTCGGCCCGCGGCACCGAGCTCGCCAGGAGAAAGCTGGAGTTTGTGGCCAGGAAGTGCCAGGAGGAATTGGCCTCGGGACTGCATCGAGCGCCTCCAGGCACGGGGGGAGCCTGA